Genomic window (Chloroflexota bacterium):
TATACCGGTGGTGATTGCACCGCCTGATTGGGATGGAGAACCACTGAAGGCCGCTTATGTAGGTGAGGGGACGATGGTCAATTCCGGGCGCTTCAATGGCATGTCAAGCCGTGAAGGCTGGGAAGCGATCGCAGATGAGATGGAAAAACAGGGCATTGGCTACCGTGATGTACAATACAGGTTGCACGATTGGCTGATCTCGCGACAGCGTTACTGGGGCGCCCCGATTCCCATTGTCTACTGCCCAGACTGCGGCATTGTGCCTGTGCCTGAGGAGCAATTGCCTGTGCTGCTGCCAGAGGATGCCGAATTCCTGCCCACTGGTGAATCGCCGCTGAAGTACCACGAGGGATTCCTACATACGACTTGTCCAAGATGCGGCCGCCCTGCAGAACGTGAGACAGATACGATGGACACTTTTATGTGTTCCTCCTGGTATCACATGCGCTATACCAGCCCAGGGTATGACAAAGGCCCCTTTGATCCAGCGCGCTACAAGTATTGGATGCCGGTAGATCAGTATACCGGTGGTATTGAGCATGCCACGATGCATCTGCTCTACACGCGTTTCTTCACCAAGGCCTGCCGAGACATTGGCATTTTGGATCACGATGAACCCATGTTGCGCTTGTTCAACCAAGGCATCATCTTGGGTGAAGATAATGAGAAGATGAGCAAATCGCGGGGGAATGTCGTAAACCCTGATGATTACGTGAAATCCATGGGCGCTGACACCACACGTGCCTACTTGATGTTTATTGGCCCATGGGAGGCTGGTGGCCCCTGGAGCAGTCGCGGCATCGAGGGAGTATACAGGTTCTTGCACCGGGTTTGGGATGCCGTGGTGAGCCCGCCCAAGCACTTTGACCGACAGGCCAGCTCTGAGGAGGTTGCTGCCCTGCGGCGCATGACGCACAAGACCATTCGCAAAGTAACGGACGACATGGAAGCTTTTCGCTTCAATACCGCTATTGCTGCATTAATGGAATTCAACAACTACTTGCTCAAGGCTAAGAACACGCCTGTTGTCCATTCGGACGCCTGGACTGAGGCAGTGCGCTCCCTCATCCTAATGTTAGCTCCGATTGCTCCACATCTGGCAGAGGAGTTATGGGAGCGTATCGGTGGCTCTTACAGCGTGCATACTCAGTTTTGGCCCGCATGGGATGAAGCAGCAGCGGCGGAGGAAATGGTGACTTTGGTTGTGCAGGTCAATGGCAAAGTGCGCGATCGTCTATCCGTGCCAGTGGGGCTGAGCGAAGAAAGAGCACAGGAATTGGCGCTAGGCAGTGAGAAGGTGCAGCGCTACGTGGCCAACAAGAACGTAGTCAAGGTCGTCTACGTGCGTGACGAGCTTATCAA
Coding sequences:
- a CDS encoding leucine--tRNA ligase, yielding MKKEKYNPLVIEPKWQKRWKADKLYHAREDDPRPKFYFLTMLPYTSGDLHIGHWYAMAPSDAKARYIRMKGYNVMFPIGFDAFGLPAEEAAIKHGIHPYKWTMANIERMRGQLKSMGAMWDWEREAITCDPSYYKWTQWFFLKFYEHGLAYRAMAPVDWCPHCNTSLAREQVWGEDRHCERCGTPVIKKDLEQWFFRITKYAEELLDFSKIDWPERVVTMQRNWIGRSEGVRFELGIEGSAKKIPVFTTRPDTVFGMTFAVLSPEHPLVNELTTPEHRAEVEAYQFKARRMAEIDRLSTERERDGVFIGTYAINPMNGEKVPLYVADYVLMTYGTGAIMGVPAHDERDFDFARRYRLPIPVVIAPPDWDGEPLKAAYVGEGTMVNSGRFNGMSSREGWEAIADEMEKQGIGYRDVQYRLHDWLISRQRYWGAPIPIVYCPDCGIVPVPEEQLPVLLPEDAEFLPTGESPLKYHEGFLHTTCPRCGRPAERETDTMDTFMCSSWYHMRYTSPGYDKGPFDPARYKYWMPVDQYTGGIEHATMHLLYTRFFTKACRDIGILDHDEPMLRLFNQGIILGEDNEKMSKSRGNVVNPDDYVKSMGADTTRAYLMFIGPWEAGGPWSSRGIEGVYRFLHRVWDAVVSPPKHFDRQASSEEVAALRRMTHKTIRKVTDDMEAFRFNTAIAALMEFNNYLLKAKNTPVVHSDAWTEAVRSLILMLAPIAPHLAEELWERIGGSYSVHTQFWPAWDEAAAAEEMVTLVVQVNGKVRDRLSVPVGLSEERAQELALGSEKVQRYVANKNVVKVVYVRDELINLVVM